In Rhodocyclaceae bacterium, the sequence CTGCGCGAGGTGGGCGATAATCACCGCGGCGGCAAACGGCGGAAACGCCTCGAAGTGGTTCAGGTGGGCCCAGTAGGCCCGCAGTCGGGCACCTTCCGCCGCCGCGAGTTGCGCGCGTGGCGAAGCGTTGTCGTAGTCCGGCCGGTACTTCGCCACCGCCACCGTGAGATAGGGCAACATCGCACACGCGAGGATCATCCAGTAGGCAAGGGTCACCGTATCATTCCTTTTCGCTTTACCGGGGCAGGCCATTCGATTCGGCCGCTCGAGTCGCCACACACGCCAGATCGCGATCATGACAGACAAAATCCGGAAGACCGATGACGAGTGGCGCGCCCAGTTGAGTGCCGAGCAGTACGAGGTCACGCGCAGGCACGGCACCGAGCGCGCGTTCACGGGAGCCTACTGGGATTCGAAGGACGCTGGCACCTACCGCTGCGTCTGCTGCGGCAATCCGCTGTTCGACGCATCGACCAAGTACGACTCGGGCACTGGCTGGCCGAGTTTCTGGCGTCCGATGGCGCCCGATGCGGTCGCCACCGCGGACGACAACAGCTGGTTCAGCCGCCGCACGGAAGT encodes:
- a CDS encoding MAPEG family protein, yielding MTLAYWMILACAMLPYLTVAVAKYRPDYDNASPRAQLAAAEGARLRAYWAHLNHFEAFPPFAAAVIIAHLAQARQDWVDILAVAFVVLRVLYAVLYVADRPTARSLVWSAAFFCMVGLFVAAAIG
- the msrB gene encoding peptide-methionine (R)-S-oxide reductase MsrB, with amino-acid sequence MTDKIRKTDDEWRAQLSAEQYEVTRRHGTERAFTGAYWDSKDAGTYRCVCCGNPLFDASTKYDSGTGWPSFWRPMAPDAVATADDNSWFSRRTEVLCARCDAHLGHVFEDGPAPTGLRYCMNSAALKLDRTGSE